The DNA sequence AGGCAAATTTAACGACAAGCCCAAATTTAGTTAGCAAATTTGAGCTCAAATTTAACCATCTAAAACACTTGTATAAATTTAAAATCGTGCTCTCTGAGAACTTTTTTGATGAGCTCTTGGTGATCCTCGCCTTTGGTTTCCAGCGTGATCGTGATATTAGCGTCGCCGTACTCTAGGCTCGTGGAGAAGCGGTCGTAGTCGATCTTCACGATATTGGCATTTGCGATCTTTAGGCTATCGGTTAGGCTCATGAGCGCGCCGGGTTTGTCGATCAGCGTGATTTGCAGCGCCATCTTGCGGTGGGACTTGATGAGACCCTTTTCGATGATGACGTTTAGCATTTGCACGTCGATATTTCCGCCGCTTAGCACGATGCCGATGCGCTCGCCGGCTTTAAATTTGACCTTGTTGTGCAGGATACTAGCTACGCCGACCGCGCCCGCGCCCTCGACCACGATCTTTTGCGTCTCGAGCAGGAACAAAATCGCGTTTGCGATCTCCTCGTCATCAACCTGCACAAACTCGTCCACGCACTCTAAGATATTTGCCAGCGTCGTCTCGCTCGCGTCTCGAACCGCGATACCGTCGGCGATCGTGCGCACGGTTTTTGAGTTTATGCTTTTTTTAGCGCTAAAGCTGTTAAACATCGCAGGCGCGCCCTTTGCGCTCACGGCAACCACGCGGATGTCTGGATTTACCTGCTTTACGCAGCTTGATATGCCGCTGATTAGCCCGCCGCCGCCAACCGGCACGATGATAGTCTCAAGCTCGGCTAGATCGTCAAGCATCTCAAGCCCCACCGTACCCTGCCCGGCCATCACGTACTCGTCGTCAAAAGGATGGATAAAACTCATGCCCTGCTGCTTAGCGTACTCGACGGCGTAGGCGTAGGCCTCGTCGAAGTTATCGCCCTTTAGGATAACCTCGGCGCCTAGATCTTTGGTGCCTAACACCTTTAAAAGTGGCGTGGACTCGGGCATCACGATAGTAGCGGGCGTTTTAAACTCGCGCGCCGAGATAGCTACGCCTTGGGCGTGATTGCCCGCACTTGCTGCGACGACGCCTTTTTTACGCTCGTTTGAGCTTAAATTTGCGATTTTATTATACGCGCCGCGGATCTTGTAAGCGCCCGTACGCTGGAGGTTTTCTTCTTTTAGGTAGATGAGCGCGCCGCTTGCGAGGCTTAGTTTCGCGCTGTAGGCAAACGGCGTCTTATACACGAAGCCGCTTATCGTGCGCTTGGCTTGGATTATTTTATTTAGAGAGATCATTTTAGCCTTTCATTTTTGTTTAAATTTTACTTTTCGTCGCTTTTGCTCGCGCGTTTATTTACCGTATTTTTGCTTACGTTTTCTTTATTTTTATTTTATACTTTTGTTTTTTGCCGCGGGCCGCTAAATTTACAGTGCAAGCTTCGTCGTCAAATTTAGCCTAAATCAAGCCTTTCAAGCTCGATTTTTATACACTTATCCTGCACGAAATTTATCCCGTTTTCGCGCGCGACAGCTCCTGCTTCGTCGTTTGTTATACCCAGCTGTAGCCACAGCGTTTTCACGCCTTTTTTGACGGCGTCCTTTACTAGCTCGCTAGCAAACTCGCCCTTTCTAAACATCACGGAGATGTCGATATTTTCATCTATTTGGGTCAAATTTCGATAAACCTTGAGCTCTAAAATTTCATCAAATTTTGGATAGACGGGAAACACGTTAAAACCGCTCTCAATGAGAAATTTTGCCACCTCGTTGCTAGGTTTGCTCTCGTCAGGACTAAGGCCCACGACCGCGATATTTTTAGCAGAAGATAAAATTTGCCTTAATTCGCTAGGCATTTTTACTCCTTAAAAGCACGCCGCACTCGATGTGAGCAGTGTTTGCAAACTGATCAAAGACGGCGAATTTAACCGCCTCATGCGTTAGAGCAAGCTGCGCTAGATCGCGTTTTAGACTTTGCGGCGAACAGGAGATATAGATGATATTTTCGTAGTTTTTGATGAAATTTATCACGCTCTCATCAAGTCCCGCGCGAGGCGGATCGACCAAAACGTGCGAGAAGTCGTAGCTAAAGATATCAAGCTCTCTTAAGCGGTTAAACTCGCGCTCGCGCCCAAACGCGCTCATTAGCTCCTCGGCACTCATTCGCAAAAATTTGATATTATCTACGCCGTTTAGTTCGCAGTTTTTAAGGGCATTTGCGATCGAGCTTTTGGATATCTCGGTCGCCAAAACGCGCTTAAATTTTTCCGCCATCGGGACGGTAAAGTTGCCGTGTCCGCAGTAAAGCTCGAGCAGATCCGCGCCGCGCTCTACGCAGCCCTTCGCCCATGCGACCATCTTTTCGTTTACGGCGGTATTTGGCTGGATAAAAGCTCCGTCGCCAAATGTAAATTTGTAAATTTTACCGCCCATATTTAGGCTATCTAGCAAATTTAACTCGCCGCTTAGCAGCTTTTGCCCCTTTGCTCTTGCAGCGATCGTTACGCGGTAACCGGCAAGCTCGCGCGCTAAATTTTCTATCTCGCCCTGCTCGGCTTCGCCTAGACGCTTATGATAGAGCAGCGTCGCTAATATCCCGCTCGCGCACGAGATAAACTCGGCGCCAAAGAGCTTCTCTTTTAAAATTTGATTTTTCGCAAGCGCTTCAAGCAAACGCGGCATCAAATTTGCGATAGGAGCGGCTACTTTTGGGCATTCGTCTATCATAATCCGCTTGGTTTTGGCACCGTGCATCGTGTATGCTAGATCGACCGCGCTATGCCAAATATCGTGCCAAATTCCAAACTCCGCTCTCGTGCGGTAGCCGGCCATCTGCGAGGCGAAAAACTCAAATTCGCCGCGGTAAAACGGCTCAAATTCGCGCCTTATGAGATCTTTTTTAAACTCAGCCTGCTCCTCATAAGGCATATCAAGAGTGCAACTGCCGCACTCTCCTAGAAATTTACAAAACTTATCGGGCAAATTTAAACCTTTTGCCCGACGAATCTAACCACTAATGCCGTAACCAAAAGCCCCAAAGGAAGCACTATCCAGATGCTTAGGCCAAGCGCGGTCGGGAAGTATCCCGCAAAAATACTGATCGCGCAAACAGCAAGCGCATAAGGCATCTGAGTCTGGACGTGATCGATGTGGTTACATCCCGCACCCATGGACGAAAGTATCGTAGTATCCGAGATCGGAGAGCAGTGATCGCCGAATATCGCGCCCGTTAAAACGGCTGAGATATTTACTATCATATACGCGTGCAAGGCGTCACCCTCTAGTCCGCTATGCATGCCCACCGCGCTAGCTAGCGGTATCGCAAGCGGCATCAAGATACCCATCGTGCCGTAGCTGGTGCCGGTAGAAAAGCTGATAAACGAACCCAGCATAAAAATCGCCGCCGGAAGGACGATCTTTGGCGTAGACTGCGAAAGCAGATCGACTAGGTAGCGAGACGTGCCAAGCTCCTTGATCACCGAGCTAAGCGACCACGCAAGAAGCAGGATGATGATCGTAGTTATCATGGTTTTCCAGCCCTTGCCCCATGTCTCTATCGCCTCGCGCACGGTTAAAATTTTCCTATAAACGGCCATAAATATCGCCACTATCGTAGCTAACAAAGCCGACTGAAATAGCGCCACGGACGCATCAGCCGCACCAAAAGTCGCTTGGAAGGTGTGGAACGTAAGCGGATGAGCCTTCGCGCTCTCAAGAGCCTCGCCCTCAAGCGAGCCCAAACCGCTAAAATAAAAGCTAACGAACGCGCCCAAAATAAGCACCAAAAGCGGTACGATCGCGTTTGAGCTTTGTAGTTTTATGTTTTCTTTAGGCTCTAGCGTCTTATCCTCGACGTCCTCTATCATCGCTCCGTCGCGTCTAGGGTGTAGTTCGCCCGCTCTAGCTCTGCGCTCGGCTTTTAGCATACCGGCAAATTCGCGCCCCATAAATGCGGTGCAGACGATAAAAAATAGCATGAAAAGATTGTAAAATCTATAAGGCATCGTCTCGACGAAGATACTAAAGGCGTTTACGTTCGTTATGCCGATGAGCTCGTAGCCTTGCTTTATGAGCGAGATCTCAAGCCCGACCCAGGTCGAGATGACGGCTAGACCAGCGATCGGAGCGGCGGTAGCGTCGATGATAAAGGCTAGCTTTTCGCGAGAGACTTTAAATTTGTCCGTTATCGGGCGCATGATCGGGCCCACGATGAGGGAGTTCGCGTAGTCGTCGAAAAAGACGAAAAGTCCCATCACCCAGGTTGAAATTTGAGCTGAAACGCCTGTTTTGGCCTTTTTGCTCAGCCATATCGCCACGGCCTTGGTTCCGCCCATTTTGGTGATGAGCGCGACCACGCCGCCGATACAAAGCACCTGAAGCACGATGCCCGCATTCCAGCTATCGGCCAGCGAGCCCACGACCCTTTTTACGATGTCGGTAAAGCCCTTTACGAAGGTCATCGGGATGCTTGAATCGATGACGTTTATGAGAAACGTACCGCTAAAAACGCCGATAAACAGCGACAAAACGACGTCTTTGGTGATAAACGCCAAAACTATCGCCACCACGGGCGGTATGAGCGTCCAAAAGCCGAAAATTTCGGCATTTTTTTTCGCTACTTCGGGATCTACGGCTAGCGCCAAGATCGGCAAAAGCGACAAAAATAAAATCTTTTTCATCAAAAACTCCTTTTTGTTTTTCGTCGGTTTAATCAAATTTTCCGCCCCGCGTGCCATCGGTCGGTATTTAAGGCATAAATTTAGCTAAATGCGGCTTAAATTTTTGTTTTAAATTCGCTTAGAATTCAAAATTTTTAGCTCTTTATTAAAATTTTATGTTAAAAATGAAGCTTTTGTGGAAATTTTGCTTAAAACTGTACTCGGCGGCAAATTTTAAATTTGCTCGTAGTTTAGATTTTTACAGGAATTTTAAACTCTGGCTTGTTGGTCAAATTTGGTACTTAAAGCGCAGAGCGTCATTTGCATAAAAAGGTAAATTTACGATATCTGCTTCAAACCGCACGGGTTTAAAACGCTACTAAGTTTGCCGCTCGAAATTTAATACTAGGCGCCAAATTTCGGGTTAAATTTGATAAAAGAGTCAAATTTAACCCTAAAATCCGCAAATTTAACGCTAAAAGCCTACTTTTTTTCGATAAAAAGCCCGGCCCAAGTCTGCTGCGTCGCCATCGCCTCGACGACGTTGATATTGACGCGGTGAGGCATATTTAGGCAGTTTAGCACGATCTGCGCGATATCCTCGGCGGTTATGTACTCCACGCCTTCGTAAACCGCATCGGCTTTAGCCTTATCGCCGCCGAAGCGAACCTCGCTAAACTCGGTCTTGCAGATGCCGGGAGCTATCTCGGTCACGCGTATGCCAGTGCCGCGGATGTCGTTACGCAGATTTCTACTAAACTGCTTGACAAACGCCTTGCTCGCGCCGTAAACGTGACTGCCCGGATACGGCCATGCGCCCGCGGTCGAGCCTAGATTAAAGATATAGCCGCTCTTTCTCGCGATCATAAGGGGCAAAACGGCCTTGGTCGAGTATAAAAAGCCTTTGATATTGGTATCGACCATCGTCTCAAAGTCCTCGATGCTAGTCTCCGCCGCGCCTTCGAGCCCTAGCGCCAGGCCTGCGTTATTTACGAGCACTTCGATATCGCGAAACTCCTGCGGTAAATTTGCCACGCCGTCAAAAACCGCCTTTTTATCGCGGATGTCGGCGACGATGATGTGTGTATTCCCAATCTCCTTAGCTAAGGCCTCGAGCCTTTCTTTACGGCGAGCGAGCGCTACGATCTTGTAGCCTTCGCGGCTGAGCGTCCTAGCTATCGCCTCGCCAAAACCCGACGTAGCCCCCGTGATAAAAGCCGTTCCTTTCATATTTTCTCCTTATTCGGTGATCAAATTTGACTCTAGCCCCATCGCCCTTAGGTACTGTGCGTTGATCTCTTTTTTGCCGATGAGGGCGTAGTCTAGGGCGTTTAGTCCGTTATCATCCACTGCCTGCACGTCCGCGCCGTTATCCACCAAAAGCTGCAAAATTTCCACATCTGCCGCCCCCGCCGCGCTCATGAGCACGCTTTTTGACGCCGCGTCAAAGTCGCAGAGCTTCACGAAGCTCGGCAGTTGGACGCTTAAATTTGAGCTATATGCAAGCTTAGTGCTCACGTCTATCAGCCTTTTGTTTACCAGCGCTCCGTTTTCGAGGAGAAATTTAACCAAATTTATGTCATTTAGCTGCACGGCATTAAAAAGCGGAGTGACGCCGAGCAGATTTGCATAGTTTACGTCCGCGCCGCTAGAAACCAGGAGCTTTACGTTATTTAAATTTTTAAGCGCGAAAAACAGCGAACTCTCAAAGCCGTAGTTTAAATTTACCCCCGCACGCAAAAACTCTCTTATCACGTCCTCGCTTTTTTCGTAAAGAAGCGCGGCATTAAAGGCGTTTTGTAGCGAGCTTTGCGAGACGGCGCCAGAATATATCGCCTCATTTATGCCGTATTTTGTAAAGGTTGGGTCGCTAACCTTTCTGGCAAATTCGTCCATATCGCCGTTTTGCAAAGTCGCGGCGGCAAATTTTAAAAACTCGTTTGCGACCTTTGAAGCGTAATAAATCGCGCTGCCTTCGTCTATTTTAAAATTTGATTTGTAGTAGTTTACCAGCAGCCCCAAGACGGCGTTGTAGTCTTTGTTAAAGTCCTTAAAAACCGTGAAATTACTTAAGCTTTGATGTCCCCAGTAGCGAAGCCTGGCTCTGTTTTGCGATACGAGTTTTTCGTATTCGTCGGGGCTCTCTAGCTCTTTGGCATAAATTTCGGGCGCATAGGAGGCTTTTAGTATCTTAAATTTAAACTCGTTTAAATTTTTAGTCGCCAAATTTCCGACGCAAGCAAGGCTTTCGGCGCGGATCTTTTGAGCGGCCGAGAGTAAAATTTGAGCCTCTTTTATCCCTAGGATAGAATCATTGCAGTTTGGCTCAAATTCTCCCGAAAATGTTAAATTTTGCGAGAAAAACCGCTGCTTCTCAGCCAAAGCGTCATCGCAGCTAAAATCTGCAAAAACAAAAGAAAACGACAAAAATATCGGCAAAATAAATCTCATCGTATGCCTCAATATCTTTTAATTTTGATAATTCTACCAAAAAATAATTTGGTAAAAATAAATTTACCGCTCATTAAAGCAAACGTCCGCAAACGCGGCTTTGAGCTTTTCGTAAAGCGGAGTAAAAGGCACGCCGTTTACGCGCACTTCGGCGATAGATGTGATAAAGTTCGTATCGCCGCTCCAGCGCGGCACTAGATGATAGTGTACGTGCTCTGCGATACCAGCACCCCCTGCTTTGCCCAGATTCATCCCGATATTTACGCCCGCCGCGTTTAGTTCGAGTTTTAAAATTTTCACGCCCTCGCGCACGTAAGCGCTCATCTCCGACCAAGTTTGCTCATCTAGGCTTTCGATATTATCTGTATGCACGTAAGGTATCACCATAAAGTGCCCCGGCGTATACGGGTAGAGATTCATGATCCCAAAACACCGCTTTGCGCGAAACAAAACGCCCGTCTGCGCATCTTTTTCGGGATGATTTACGACGTTGCAAAAGACGCAGCCCTGCTCCTTTTTGCCGAAATATTCGCTCCTCCACGGCGCGCAAATGTGATCCATCCTAGCCCTCCTTTACGGTTTTTACGGCCTTTGCCAAGTCCTCTTGCCTCATAAAATGCTCGCCTATCAAAAACGCGTCGGCTCCTTGAGCGTGAAGCTCTTTTAGCTGCGAATGCTCGTAGATACCGCTTTCGGCGACGATGACGCTTGCGTTTTTTATTTTAGAAAACAGCTTCTCGCAAAGGCTCATATCCATCTCAAACGTGCTTAAATTTCGGTGATTTA is a window from the Campylobacter massiliensis genome containing:
- a CDS encoding CoA-binding protein gives rise to the protein MPSELRQILSSAKNIAVVGLSPDESKPSNEVAKFLIESGFNVFPVYPKFDEILELKVYRNLTQIDENIDISVMFRKGEFASELVKDAVKKGVKTLWLQLGITNDEAGAVARENGINFVQDKCIKIELERLDLG
- the trmA gene encoding tRNA (uridine(54)-C5)-methyltransferase TrmA, translating into MPDKFCKFLGECGSCTLDMPYEEQAEFKKDLIRREFEPFYRGEFEFFASQMAGYRTRAEFGIWHDIWHSAVDLAYTMHGAKTKRIMIDECPKVAAPIANLMPRLLEALAKNQILKEKLFGAEFISCASGILATLLYHKRLGEAEQGEIENLARELAGYRVTIAARAKGQKLLSGELNLLDSLNMGGKIYKFTFGDGAFIQPNTAVNEKMVAWAKGCVERGADLLELYCGHGNFTVPMAEKFKRVLATEISKSSIANALKNCELNGVDNIKFLRMSAEELMSAFGREREFNRLRELDIFSYDFSHVLVDPPRAGLDESVINFIKNYENIIYISCSPQSLKRDLAQLALTHEAVKFAVFDQFANTAHIECGVLLRSKNA
- a CDS encoding HIT family protein is translated as MDHICAPWRSEYFGKKEQGCVFCNVVNHPEKDAQTGVLFRAKRCFGIMNLYPYTPGHFMVIPYVHTDNIESLDEQTWSEMSAYVREGVKILKLELNAAGVNIGMNLGKAGGAGIAEHVHYHLVPRWSGDTNFITSIAEVRVNGVPFTPLYEKLKAAFADVCFNER
- a CDS encoding Na+/H+ antiporter NhaC family protein; this translates as MKKILFLSLLPILALAVDPEVAKKNAEIFGFWTLIPPVVAIVLAFITKDVVLSLFIGVFSGTFLINVIDSSIPMTFVKGFTDIVKRVVGSLADSWNAGIVLQVLCIGGVVALITKMGGTKAVAIWLSKKAKTGVSAQISTWVMGLFVFFDDYANSLIVGPIMRPITDKFKVSREKLAFIIDATAAPIAGLAVISTWVGLEISLIKQGYELIGITNVNAFSIFVETMPYRFYNLFMLFFIVCTAFMGREFAGMLKAERRARAGELHPRRDGAMIEDVEDKTLEPKENIKLQSSNAIVPLLVLILGAFVSFYFSGLGSLEGEALESAKAHPLTFHTFQATFGAADASVALFQSALLATIVAIFMAVYRKILTVREAIETWGKGWKTMITTIIILLLAWSLSSVIKELGTSRYLVDLLSQSTPKIVLPAAIFMLGSFISFSTGTSYGTMGILMPLAIPLASAVGMHSGLEGDALHAYMIVNISAVLTGAIFGDHCSPISDTTILSSMGAGCNHIDHVQTQMPYALAVCAISIFAGYFPTALGLSIWIVLPLGLLVTALVVRFVGQKV
- a CDS encoding ankyrin repeat domain-containing protein; translated protein: MRFILPIFLSFSFVFADFSCDDALAEKQRFFSQNLTFSGEFEPNCNDSILGIKEAQILLSAAQKIRAESLACVGNLATKNLNEFKFKILKASYAPEIYAKELESPDEYEKLVSQNRARLRYWGHQSLSNFTVFKDFNKDYNAVLGLLVNYYKSNFKIDEGSAIYYASKVANEFLKFAAATLQNGDMDEFARKVSDPTFTKYGINEAIYSGAVSQSSLQNAFNAALLYEKSEDVIREFLRAGVNLNYGFESSLFFALKNLNNVKLLVSSGADVNYANLLGVTPLFNAVQLNDINLVKFLLENGALVNKRLIDVSTKLAYSSNLSVQLPSFVKLCDFDAASKSVLMSAAGAADVEILQLLVDNGADVQAVDDNGLNALDYALIGKKEINAQYLRAMGLESNLITE
- a CDS encoding SDR family NAD(P)-dependent oxidoreductase, which produces MKGTAFITGATSGFGEAIARTLSREGYKIVALARRKERLEALAKEIGNTHIIVADIRDKKAVFDGVANLPQEFRDIEVLVNNAGLALGLEGAAETSIEDFETMVDTNIKGFLYSTKAVLPLMIARKSGYIFNLGSTAGAWPYPGSHVYGASKAFVKQFSRNLRNDIRGTGIRVTEIAPGICKTEFSEVRFGGDKAKADAVYEGVEYITAEDIAQIVLNCLNMPHRVNINVVEAMATQQTWAGLFIEKK
- the ilvA gene encoding threonine ammonia-lyase → MISLNKIIQAKRTISGFVYKTPFAYSAKLSLASGALIYLKEENLQRTGAYKIRGAYNKIANLSSNERKKGVVAASAGNHAQGVAISAREFKTPATIVMPESTPLLKVLGTKDLGAEVILKGDNFDEAYAYAVEYAKQQGMSFIHPFDDEYVMAGQGTVGLEMLDDLAELETIIVPVGGGGLISGISSCVKQVNPDIRVVAVSAKGAPAMFNSFSAKKSINSKTVRTIADGIAVRDASETTLANILECVDEFVQVDDEEIANAILFLLETQKIVVEGAGAVGVASILHNKVKFKAGERIGIVLSGGNIDVQMLNVIIEKGLIKSHRKMALQITLIDKPGALMSLTDSLKIANANIVKIDYDRFSTSLEYGDANITITLETKGEDHQELIKKVLREHDFKFIQVF